A window of Patescibacteria group bacterium contains these coding sequences:
- a CDS encoding glycosyltransferase family 39 protein: protein MNLYLTLEDSQTIDEGPHISGGLSYLKTGDFRINPEHPPLVKELSTLPLLGLNISIPTDHESWHNYNQWDFGRQLIYHSSAWPDTIVFLARLFPIILGLILGFYIYRWAKEIFGFQSGLLALFLYCLSPNFIAHSHLVTTDTALALFFVLIIYYFGKYLKNPSKKILFVAAIVFALGFNTKYSAVLFIPVLIFIYFWHWLVKKEKTKLRLKKFLLVFLVFFVITAATTFMLYGFEMKKPLEEPRVQKLYQERQELIDKNLVKTQPLFIQPLVSLANPETKTGSFIYNFAKNISVPAYTYWRGFFSVLSHNHWGHGAYLMGMTGTQGWWYYFIIAYLIKTPLTTVLLSLFVFILFVWKKIIKNIEIPFWQKIKNIDFKYWLIIWPPLIYFLWSLTSHINLGVRHILPVYPFIFIGLSSLVSIKIRKRKRKIIYNTGLTLMIIYYLATNIMIFPFYLSYFNEAIGGPENGHQYLLDSNIDWGQDVKRLEKWLDKNNIKNYHTLLFGSLDSSYYLDNQLSFPKNEEVRQNGISPGYYIISAGPLFDPNGDWHWPHKYKPINKIGYSIYIYQF from the coding sequence TTGAATTTATATCTGACCCTAGAGGATTCTCAAACCATTGATGAAGGTCCTCATATTTCAGGCGGCTTAAGTTATTTAAAAACCGGTGATTTTCGTATTAACCCGGAACATCCTCCACTGGTCAAAGAGCTCTCAACTTTACCCTTGTTAGGCCTTAATATCTCTATACCTACCGATCATGAAAGTTGGCATAATTATAACCAATGGGATTTTGGCCGTCAACTTATATACCACTCCTCTGCTTGGCCCGACACTATAGTTTTTTTAGCTCGACTCTTCCCTATTATTTTAGGCTTAATCCTCGGCTTTTATATTTACCGATGGGCTAAAGAAATTTTTGGCTTTCAGTCCGGACTTTTGGCTTTATTTTTATATTGCCTCTCGCCTAACTTTATAGCCCACAGTCATCTAGTAACCACCGACACGGCCTTGGCTCTTTTCTTTGTTCTTATTATATACTATTTTGGTAAATATTTAAAAAATCCCAGTAAAAAAATACTTTTCGTAGCCGCTATTGTATTCGCCTTAGGTTTTAACACTAAATATTCAGCTGTTTTATTTATTCCGGTTTTAATTTTTATCTACTTCTGGCATTGGCTAGTTAAAAAAGAAAAAACTAAACTGCGTTTAAAAAAATTTTTATTAGTTTTTTTAGTATTTTTTGTTATAACGGCTGCTACTACTTTTATGCTTTATGGATTTGAAATGAAAAAACCACTTGAAGAGCCCCGAGTACAAAAATTATACCAGGAAAGACAAGAACTAATTGACAAGAATTTAGTAAAAACCCAGCCGCTTTTTATCCAGCCTTTAGTTTCTTTAGCCAATCCGGAAACCAAAACTGGTTCTTTTATTTATAATTTTGCTAAAAACATTTCAGTTCCGGCCTACACTTATTGGCGTGGCTTTTTTTCCGTTCTCAGTCATAATCATTGGGGTCATGGGGCCTACCTTATGGGTATGACTGGTACTCAAGGCTGGTGGTATTATTTTATAATAGCTTATTTAATAAAAACTCCTTTAACGACAGTTTTACTCAGTCTATTTGTTTTTATTCTCTTTGTCTGGAAAAAAATTATAAAAAATATAGAAATACCTTTCTGGCAGAAAATTAAGAATATTGATTTTAAATATTGGCTGATTATCTGGCCGCCTTTAATATATTTTCTTTGGTCTTTAACTAGTCATATAAATTTGGGAGTAAGACATATTCTGCCGGTTTATCCTTTTATATTCATTGGTCTCTCTTCATTAGTCAGTATAAAAATAAGAAAAAGAAAAAGAAAAATTATTTATAATACCGGTTTAACTTTAATGATAATTTATTACCTGGCCACTAATATAATGATTTTTCCCTTCTACCTTTCTTATTTTAACGAAGCTATTGGCGGGCCAGAAAACGGCCATCAATATCTGCTTGATTCTAATATAGACTGGGGACAGGATGTTAAAAGGCTCGAAAAATGGCTGGATAAAAATAATATTAAAAACTATCACACTTTGTTATTTGGCAGTCTTGATTCATCTTACTATTTGGATAACCAGCTATCTTTCCCTAAAAATGAAGAAGTGAGGCAAAACGGCATTTCTCCGGGTTATTATATAATTAGTGCTGGTCCTCTTTTTGATCCTAATGGTGACTGGCATTGGCCTCATAAATATAAACCGATAAATAAAATTGGTTATTCTATCTATATTTACCAATTTTAA
- the ftsW gene encoding putative lipid II flippase FtsW, giving the protein MSRRLEKEQDYFLIAIIAIIVIFGLVMLSSASSVEGFQKFGDPNHFVKNQLVAFVIGIFFFVIMSRTHYSVWQKFAFPIIIVTLVLLISVFIPGMGAGLLGANRWIKIGPIFFQPSEIAKLTFLIYLATWLDKRGDKIKDFSAGFWPFIIILAIMTTLIMSQPDLGTMTVIGIIALSCYVVAGAPFLHLTLIGLGAGGLLALLIRVAPYRLQRFTVFLNPELDPQGIGYHINQALLAIGSGGLLGLGLGHSRQKFNYLPQASSDSIFAVIAEELGFIFVVILIGLFLIFMFRGFKIAKGAPNNFAKILAAGITAWFTFQAMINIGAMTGILPLTGIPLPFISQGGSSLVVSLAAIGILVNISKYSQESRSFWT; this is encoded by the coding sequence ATGAGCCGAAGATTAGAGAAAGAACAGGATTATTTTTTGATAGCTATTATAGCTATTATTGTTATTTTTGGCTTGGTTATGCTTTCTTCAGCCAGTTCAGTTGAGGGTTTTCAAAAATTTGGTGACCCTAATCATTTTGTCAAAAATCAACTAGTGGCTTTTGTTATTGGTATTTTCTTTTTTGTCATAATGTCTCGTACCCATTATTCAGTCTGGCAAAAATTTGCCTTTCCAATAATTATTGTCACATTAGTTTTATTAATTAGTGTTTTTATTCCCGGAATGGGTGCTGGTTTATTGGGAGCTAATCGTTGGATTAAGATTGGCCCTATATTTTTTCAGCCCTCGGAAATTGCTAAACTAACATTCTTAATCTATTTAGCTACTTGGCTGGACAAAAGAGGGGACAAAATAAAGGATTTCTCAGCCGGTTTTTGGCCTTTTATTATAATTCTGGCTATTATGACTACTTTAATTATGTCTCAGCCTGATTTGGGTACCATGACCGTTATCGGTATTATAGCTTTAAGCTGTTATGTAGTGGCCGGGGCTCCTTTTTTGCATTTAACTTTAATTGGCTTGGGAGCCGGCGGCCTATTAGCCTTACTGATTAGAGTGGCTCCGTATCGTTTGCAACGCTTTACTGTTTTTTTAAATCCGGAATTAGATCCTCAGGGTATTGGTTACCATATAAATCAAGCACTTTTAGCTATTGGTTCGGGCGGTCTTTTAGGCTTGGGTCTGGGTCACTCTAGGCAAAAGTTTAATTATTTACCTCAGGCTTCTTCGGACTCTATTTTTGCGGTTATTGCCGAAGAGCTTGGTTTTATTTTTGTGGTTATATTAATTGGTTTATTTTTAATTTTTATGTTTCGTGGTTTTAAAATTGCTAAAGGGGCGCCCAATAATTTTGCTAAAATTTTAGCTGCTGGCATCACGGCCTGGTTTACATTTCAAGCCATGATAAATATTGGAGCCATGACTGGCATTCTGCCTTTAACCGGCATCCCTTTGCCTTTTATCAGCCAGGGTGGCTCTTCGCTGGTAGTTAGCTTGGCGGCTATTGGTATACTTGTTAATATATCTAAGTATAGTCAAGAAAGTAGGAGTTTTTGGACATGA
- the mraY gene encoding phospho-N-acetylmuramoyl-pentapeptide-transferase, with the protein MFETNFETIKIFILTTISFIITIIWTPLLTHFLYKYKLGKRIRNEKETPVYSSLHQKKSGTPTMGGLLIWVTLLFLIYAIYFISQITDIEFLDKLNFLSRAETLLPLGVLVAAAVVGFVDDIYDVKSTNGGGGLKVWQRLIIYTLIALVGAMWFYFKLDWTTIHVPFIGNFDIGLWYVPIFIFIIVATAFSTNEADGLDGLAGGILLVGFVAYGSIALVQGRPDLAAFCGVIAGSLFAFLWFNIPPARFFMGDTGAMSLGITLGIVAMLTNYSLLLPIILFPLVIESGSVIIQVCSKKIRKRKVFLSAPLHHHLEAIGWPEAKIVMRFWIVAAVMAVIGVILFLMDKGS; encoded by the coding sequence ATGTTTGAAACCAATTTTGAAACCATAAAAATATTTATTCTGACCACTATTTCTTTTATTATAACTATTATCTGGACCCCGCTTTTAACTCATTTTTTATACAAGTATAAGTTAGGCAAAAGAATTAGAAACGAAAAAGAAACCCCGGTTTATTCTTCTTTGCACCAGAAAAAAAGCGGCACTCCGACCATGGGCGGGCTTTTAATCTGGGTAACTTTGCTTTTTCTTATTTATGCTATTTATTTTATTTCTCAAATCACTGATATCGAGTTTTTAGATAAATTAAATTTTTTGTCCAGGGCCGAAACCCTGTTACCTTTGGGAGTCCTGGTAGCGGCCGCCGTGGTCGGCTTTGTTGATGATATTTATGATGTAAAAAGTACTAATGGCGGTGGTGGGTTAAAGGTTTGGCAGCGCTTGATAATTTACACTTTAATCGCTTTAGTCGGGGCTATGTGGTTTTACTTTAAACTGGACTGGACTACAATACATGTTCCTTTTATCGGCAATTTTGATATTGGGCTTTGGTATGTGCCTATTTTTATTTTTATAATTGTAGCTACCGCTTTTTCTACTAATGAAGCCGATGGTTTGGATGGATTAGCCGGGGGTATTTTATTGGTGGGTTTTGTGGCTTATGGCTCTATTGCTTTGGTCCAGGGAAGACCAGACCTGGCGGCTTTTTGCGGGGTTATTGCCGGTTCATTATTTGCCTTTTTATGGTTTAATATTCCACCGGCCAGATTTTTTATGGGTGATACCGGAGCTATGTCTCTGGGCATAACCTTGGGTATTGTGGCCATGCTTACTAACTACTCCTTACTTTTGCCGATTATACTCTTTCCTCTGGTTATTGAGTCTGGCTCGGTCATTATCCAGGTTTGTTCCAAAAAAATAAGAAAGCGAAAAGTTTTTTTATCGGCTCCACTTCATCACCATCTTGAAGCGATTGGCTGGCCAGAAGCTAAAATAGTGATGCGCTTTTGGATTGTCGCCGCGGTTATGGCCGTTATCGGAGTAATTTTATTTTTGATGGATAAGGGGAGTTGA
- the murD gene encoding UDP-N-acetylmuramoyl-L-alanine--D-glutamate ligase has protein sequence MIDFNNLKNKKVLVMGLGLHGGGVSVVNWLLKQKAKVLVTDLKTKAELKVSLDKINNGEIEYVLGGHREKDFKKADLIIRNPSVPSNSKYIKLAKTNNIPLENEASLFFRLCPAPIIGVTGSKGKSTLSYLIYKLVKSHYQDTVIAGNIRDYLMLDVLAGIKKTTKVVLELSSWHLEGMSHLKKSPHMALITNIMPEHLNRYDSMDDYVKAKNLILKFQNKNDWAIVNADNTYTRQMTKKTPSQLCYFSSKKIVKHGTTIIDENIYFINRSKKEKIFSIENMEIKPEHNLEYFLAASCLGKILKIPNKKIEKVIKKFKGLPDRLEFLGQKKEIKFYNDTTATVPQAAISALKTLGNTDHKNIILLAGGADKNLDYYLMGKYIDKYCKLSILFKGKASDKIEKTIKKTRCLDNIKNMKKAILLALKEAEEGDIILLSPGAASFGLFKHEFDRGDRFKTVYKNI, from the coding sequence ATGATTGATTTTAATAATCTGAAAAATAAAAAAGTTCTGGTTATGGGTTTAGGCTTGCACGGCGGGGGAGTCTCAGTAGTTAACTGGCTTTTAAAGCAAAAAGCTAAAGTTTTAGTGACTGATTTAAAAACCAAAGCAGAGCTTAAAGTATCGCTAGATAAAATTAATAATGGAGAAATTGAATATGTTTTAGGGGGACACCGGGAAAAAGATTTTAAAAAAGCAGATTTAATAATACGAAATCCCAGTGTGCCTAGTAATTCAAAATATATAAAACTGGCTAAAACAAATAATATTCCTCTTGAAAACGAAGCCAGTCTTTTTTTTCGACTCTGCCCGGCTCCCATTATTGGGGTTACCGGCTCTAAAGGCAAAAGCACTCTTTCTTATCTTATCTATAAATTAGTCAAAAGTCATTACCAGGATACGGTCATAGCCGGAAATATCCGGGACTATTTAATGCTAGATGTTTTGGCAGGAATAAAAAAAACGACAAAAGTAGTTTTAGAACTTTCTTCTTGGCATTTAGAGGGTATGTCTCATTTAAAAAAATCCCCTCATATGGCCCTGATTACTAATATTATGCCAGAACATTTAAACCGTTATGACTCCATGGATGATTATGTTAAGGCTAAAAATTTGATCTTAAAATTTCAAAACAAAAATGACTGGGCCATAGTCAATGCAGATAATACCTACACACGACAGATGACAAAAAAAACCCCTAGTCAATTATGTTATTTTTCTTCAAAAAAAATTGTTAAGCACGGAACCACTATTATTGATGAGAATATTTATTTTATAAACCGTTCAAAAAAAGAAAAAATTTTTTCTATTGAAAATATGGAAATTAAGCCTGAACATAATCTGGAATATTTTTTAGCTGCTAGCTGTTTAGGTAAAATTTTAAAAATACCCAATAAAAAAATAGAAAAAGTGATTAAAAAATTTAAAGGTCTGCCAGACCGCTTGGAGTTTTTAGGACAAAAAAAAGAAATAAAATTTTATAATGATACCACAGCTACTGTACCTCAGGCCGCTATTTCAGCTTTAAAAACATTAGGCAATACTGATCATAAAAATATTATATTACTGGCCGGCGGGGCTGATAAAAACCTTGATTATTATTTAATGGGAAAATATATTGATAAATACTGTAAACTCAGTATTTTATTTAAAGGAAAAGCCAGTGATAAAATAGAAAAGACCATAAAAAAAACTAGATGTCTTGATAATATAAAAAACATGAAAAAAGCCATTTTGCTGGCTTTAAAAGAGGCCGAGGAAGGAGATATAATCTTGCTTTCACCAGGTGCGGCTAGCTTTGGTTTATTTAAACATGAATTTGACCGGGGAGACCGATTTAAGACAGTCTACAAAAATATTTAA
- a CDS encoding ATPase, T2SS/T4P/T4SS family, with product MLNNKKLKEILLKRKAINKEDLEKALKKAKNKNKPLANYLLDNNLVSEEVIYESMAKEFNIPFVDLKDRVIRKDILNLIPEPIVQVHKIVAFEKTDKGLKIACLDPEDIQTFEFIEKKTDLKPIIHITTPESIKSVLKQYHKGLKAEFKDIKGKKDKASGPVQEKDLKKLAEDLPVVRIIDTILEYAIYENASDIHIEPTEKETIIRYRIDGILRDVMTLPKNVQSGVVARIKILSNLKIDEHRLPQDGRFKINTENQKVSFRVSIIPVFDGEKIVLRLLRESAQVLTLEQLGFLKKPLEIVKNNIKKPHGVILVTGPTGSGKTTTLYSILNILNKPKVNISTIEDPVEYRMPRLNQSQVNPKIGFTFAAGLRSLLRQDPNIIMVGEIRDKETAEIAVHSAMTGHLVLSTLHTNDAATTLPRLTKMGVPSFLIASTTNVIIAQRLVRKICLGCIESYTLTKKNIKELEKQVNFKKVLEALEKEGAIVSADQDLDSLLFYRGKGCKKCNGEGYKGRIGIYEVLPNTEAIQKIILEGGSAEDIHRKAVEEGMITVTNDGFYKAKTGITTIEEVLRVTQE from the coding sequence ATGTTAAATAACAAAAAACTCAAAGAAATTTTACTGAAAAGAAAAGCAATCAACAAAGAAGATCTGGAAAAAGCCCTAAAAAAAGCCAAAAATAAAAACAAGCCCTTAGCCAATTATTTACTGGATAATAATTTAGTTTCTGAGGAAGTCATCTATGAATCAATGGCTAAGGAATTTAATATTCCTTTTGTTGATCTTAAAGATCGGGTTATTCGAAAAGATATTCTCAATCTAATACCAGAGCCGATCGTACAGGTTCATAAAATTGTCGCTTTTGAAAAAACAGATAAAGGCTTAAAAATTGCTTGTCTGGATCCGGAAGATATCCAGACTTTTGAATTTATCGAGAAAAAAACTGATCTTAAGCCGATTATCCATATTACCACCCCGGAAAGTATAAAGTCAGTTTTAAAACAATACCATAAGGGTTTAAAAGCTGAATTCAAAGATATTAAAGGAAAAAAAGACAAAGCAAGCGGCCCGGTTCAGGAAAAGGATTTAAAAAAATTAGCAGAAGACCTGCCAGTAGTTAGAATAATTGATACTATTTTAGAATATGCTATTTATGAAAATGCTTCTGATATACATATTGAACCAACTGAAAAAGAAACTATAATCCGCTATCGCATAGATGGAATATTGCGAGATGTTATGACTTTGCCCAAGAATGTTCAGTCAGGAGTAGTGGCCAGAATTAAAATATTATCAAATTTAAAAATAGACGAGCACCGCTTACCTCAAGACGGACGTTTTAAAATTAATACTGAAAATCAGAAAGTTTCTTTTCGAGTTTCCATTATTCCAGTTTTTGACGGAGAAAAAATTGTTTTAAGACTTTTGCGTGAATCTGCTCAAGTATTAACCTTGGAACAACTTGGCTTTTTAAAAAAACCGCTCGAAATTGTTAAAAATAATATCAAAAAGCCCCATGGTGTTATTCTAGTTACCGGACCTACTGGCAGCGGTAAAACCACTACTCTTTACTCTATTTTGAATATCTTAAATAAACCCAAGGTCAATATCTCAACCATCGAAGATCCGGTTGAGTACCGCATGCCCCGACTTAATCAGAGCCAGGTTAATCCAAAAATAGGATTTACTTTTGCTGCTGGTCTTCGTTCGCTCCTTCGCCAAGACCCTAATATTATAATGGTGGGTGAAATTCGGGATAAAGAAACCGCTGAAATCGCCGTCCACTCAGCTATGACCGGTCATCTGGTTCTCTCTACTCTTCACACCAATGACGCGGCCACTACTCTGCCCCGATTAACTAAGATGGGAGTGCCTTCTTTTTTAATTGCTTCAACTACTAATGTCATAATTGCCCAAAGATTAGTTAGAAAAATATGTCTGGGTTGTATTGAAAGTTATACTTTGACTAAAAAAAATATAAAAGAACTGGAAAAACAGGTTAACTTTAAAAAGGTTTTAGAGGCTCTGGAAAAAGAAGGAGCCATAGTCTCAGCTGATCAGGACTTAGATTCTTTACTTTTTTACAGAGGTAAAGGTTGTAAGAAATGCAATGGTGAGGGCTATAAAGGCCGTATTGGTATCTATGAGGTTTTGCCTAATACTGAAGCTATTCAAAAAATTATTTTAGAAGGCGGATCAGCCGAGGATATACATAGAAAAGCTGTGGAAGAAGGTATGATCACTGTTACTAATGACGGGTTTTATAAAGCCAAAACTGGTATTACCACCATTGAAGAGGTATTAAGAGTAACCCAGGAATAA
- the murC gene encoding UDP-N-acetylmuramate--L-alanine ligase: protein MNITKAKKIHFVGISGIGISGLARICLDMGKEVSGSDLTESIVTKGLKKAGAKIKIGAHKGRNLAKDTDLLVFSEAIPVDNIERNKAEKNNIEELSYPQALGQFTADKKLICVSGTHGKTTTTAMMARVLKKAGFDPTFIVGSYLPELEGNARLGQSNFVVIEADEYARAMLNYYPDYIVLNNLEKDHLDTYKNMEDIIRTFKKYIENLTLSGTLVINTDDKNVKKVAHNFKGNIISFGLKKGDYQAKNIKTSTKTTSFKIENTKISLKLPGTYNVFNALAAFSLASELGIDKKIIKKSLESFKGTWRRFEIIGQFAGGPVVSDYAHHPTEVENLIKAARQKYPQKRLVFVFQPHQHNRTKNLFNDFVRVLKKVDVLIVPEIFEVKGREKKKDQGVSSQDIVREVMAKKDQVYYAKNLKYTEKLIKKIIKKGDVIFIVGAGDIYKVGERLVD, encoded by the coding sequence ATGAATATAACTAAGGCAAAAAAAATTCATTTTGTTGGAATCTCTGGTATTGGTATTTCTGGTTTGGCTAGAATATGTTTGGATATGGGTAAAGAGGTTTCCGGATCCGATCTGACGGAATCAATAGTAACTAAAGGACTTAAAAAGGCCGGAGCCAAGATAAAGATTGGTGCTCATAAAGGCCGAAATTTAGCCAAAGATACTGATTTATTAGTCTTTTCCGAAGCTATACCGGTTGATAATATTGAGAGAAATAAAGCTGAAAAAAATAATATAGAAGAGTTATCCTATCCTCAGGCTTTAGGCCAGTTTACGGCTGATAAAAAGCTTATTTGCGTCTCTGGCACTCACGGCAAAACAACCACTACGGCTATGATGGCCCGGGTTTTAAAAAAGGCTGGTTTTGACCCGACTTTTATTGTCGGTTCATATTTACCCGAGCTAGAAGGCAACGCTCGGCTGGGTCAGTCAAATTTTGTAGTCATTGAAGCCGATGAATACGCCCGGGCTATGCTTAATTATTATCCGGATTATATTGTTTTGAATAATCTGGAAAAAGATCACCTGGACACTTACAAAAATATGGAGGATATTATCAGGACTTTTAAAAAATATATTGAAAATCTGACCTTATCTGGAACCTTAGTCATAAATACTGATGATAAGAATGTTAAAAAAGTGGCTCATAATTTTAAAGGTAATATAATTAGTTTTGGTTTGAAAAAAGGAGATTACCAGGCTAAAAATATTAAAACCAGTACAAAAACAACTAGTTTTAAAATTGAAAATACTAAAATAAGTTTAAAGTTGCCCGGTACTTATAATGTTTTTAACGCCTTAGCCGCTTTTAGTCTGGCTAGCGAGTTGGGTATTGACAAAAAAATAATTAAAAAATCATTAGAAAGTTTTAAGGGCACTTGGCGAAGGTTTGAAATCATTGGTCAGTTTGCCGGTGGACCGGTTGTTTCTGACTATGCTCATCATCCAACTGAAGTGGAAAATTTAATTAAGGCGGCCCGCCAAAAGTATCCCCAAAAAAGACTAGTTTTTGTTTTTCAGCCCCATCAGCATAACCGCACCAAAAATTTGTTCAATGATTTTGTCCGTGTTTTAAAAAAAGTTGATGTCTTGATTGTGCCCGAAATATTTGAAGTTAAGGGACGGGAAAAGAAAAAAGACCAAGGTGTTTCTTCGCAGGATATTGTCCGTGAAGTGATGGCTAAAAAAGATCAGGTTTATTACGCTAAGAATTTAAAATATACTGAAAAACTGATTAAGAAAATTATTAAAAAAGGCGACGTTATATTTATTGTTGGAGCCGGGGATATTTATAAAGTCGGGGAAAGGTTGGTTGATTAG
- a CDS encoding PD-(D/E)XK nuclease family protein → MSKYYNPKRKSNLYKPDMKKPFKLSRSKIDLFMECPKCFYLDRVLGVGRPPGYPFALNAAVDRLLKQEFDIHRVKGTQHPLQKEYGIKARPVEDDKLDKYRHNFTGVQYHDQETNLVIFGAIDDLWINPQKEYIVVDYKATAKKDEITELNKDWHDSYKRQMEVYQWLLRKNGYKVSNTGYFVYCNGIADKKAFDKKLEFRVNLIPYQGSDKWVDKTIKNIYQCLNSDNIPAADPDCDYCAYFKARGREEK, encoded by the coding sequence ATGTCAAAATATTACAATCCTAAGAGAAAAAGCAATCTTTATAAACCGGATATGAAAAAACCCTTTAAGTTATCTCGCTCTAAAATTGATTTATTTATGGAATGTCCGAAGTGTTTTTATCTGGACCGAGTTTTGGGGGTAGGCCGACCCCCAGGCTATCCTTTTGCTTTAAACGCGGCTGTGGATAGGCTTTTAAAACAAGAATTTGATATTCATCGGGTTAAAGGCACTCAGCATCCTCTGCAAAAAGAATACGGAATTAAAGCCAGACCAGTAGAAGACGATAAATTAGATAAATACCGTCATAATTTTACGGGTGTGCAGTATCATGACCAGGAAACTAATTTGGTTATATTTGGGGCCATTGATGATCTTTGGATAAATCCACAAAAGGAATATATAGTAGTGGATTATAAAGCCACCGCTAAAAAAGATGAAATCACTGAATTAAATAAAGATTGGCATGACAGTTATAAAAGGCAAATGGAAGTTTACCAATGGCTTTTACGAAAAAACGGTTATAAAGTTTCTAACACCGGTTATTTTGTTTACTGTAATGGTATAGCTGATAAAAAAGCTTTTGATAAAAAGTTAGAGTTTCGGGTTAATTTGATACCTTATCAGGGATCGGACAAATGGGTCGATAAAACTATTAAAAATATTTATCAGTGTTTAAATAGTGATAATATTCCAGCCGCTGATCCAGATTGTGATTATTGCGCTTATTTTAAGGCGAGAGGGAGAGAAGAAAAATAA
- the murG gene encoding undecaprenyldiphospho-muramoylpentapeptide beta-N-acetylglucosaminyltransferase has protein sequence MKKEKKKEIKIILTGGGTAGSVMPLVAVYQELKQRKVDTDFLFIGTKKGPEKKITSFYNISFKNIPAGKLRRYLSIKNLTDPVNILKGYKQARDILKITQPDIVFSAGGYVAVPVIWAAKKYNIPVIIHQQDIRKGLANKLTEKKADKITVTFKKSLLEFPRPKTVLTGNPIRKDILSGTKKKACEIFCLKKDLPILLVLGGGTGALKINKVINKIAGQLVKNFQIIHLTGQGKKDAGINHENYKSFEFLTSNMNHALAAADLVVSRAGLCALSELSALGKPAIIIPIFNSHQEENARFYEKENAVFVIRENLLNPKLLLSSIKGLLTHKRKLNELSQNIKSFYQVKASSKVADLILAVINNNF, from the coding sequence ATGAAAAAAGAAAAGAAAAAAGAAATTAAAATAATTCTAACTGGTGGTGGTACGGCCGGTTCAGTTATGCCTTTGGTGGCTGTTTACCAGGAGTTAAAACAAAGAAAAGTTGACACAGACTTTCTTTTTATTGGTACCAAAAAAGGACCGGAAAAAAAGATTACCTCTTTTTATAATATTTCTTTTAAAAATATTCCAGCCGGCAAATTACGTCGATATTTATCAATAAAAAATTTAACTGACCCGGTTAATATTTTAAAAGGCTATAAACAGGCTCGGGATATTCTTAAAATAACACAGCCAGATATAGTTTTTTCAGCCGGGGGCTACGTAGCGGTGCCGGTGATCTGGGCCGCTAAAAAGTATAATATACCAGTTATAATTCACCAGCAGGACATTCGAAAAGGCCTGGCTAATAAATTAACCGAAAAAAAAGCGGATAAAATCACGGTAACTTTTAAAAAATCACTGCTGGAATTTCCCCGGCCAAAAACGGTTTTAACGGGCAATCCCATTAGAAAAGATATCTTGAGCGGCACTAAAAAAAAGGCCTGTGAAATTTTCTGTTTGAAAAAAGATTTACCCATCCTTCTGGTCTTAGGTGGCGGTACCGGAGCTTTAAAGATAAATAAAGTAATAAATAAGATTGCTGGCCAGCTGGTGAAAAATTTTCAAATAATTCATCTAACCGGCCAAGGTAAAAAAGATGCTGGTATCAATCATGAAAATTATAAATCATTTGAATTTTTAACCAGTAATATGAATCACGCTTTGGCGGCGGCCGATCTAGTCGTTTCGCGGGCTGGACTTTGTGCCTTGTCCGAATTGTCAGCTTTAGGTAAACCAGCCATTATTATTCCTATATTTAATTCGCACCAGGAAGAAAACGCCCGCTTTTATGAGAAGGAAAATGCTGTTTTTGTGATCCGTGAAAATTTGCTCAATCCAAAACTTCTTTTAAGTAGTATTAAAGGGCTTTTAACCCATAAAAGAAAACTGAACGAGTTAAGCCAAAATATAAAAAGTTTTTATCAAGTCAAGGCTTCTTCTAAAGTAGCTGATCTTATACTGGCAGTGATTAATAATAATTTTTAA